The genomic window CAGGCACAGGCGCACGGCGGGGCCCGCGCGCGTCACGCCTCACGAACGAGACCGCGGACGACGCGCGCGGGGCAGGCAGGGTTGCGGGTAGAAATAGCAGCGCCAACCAAAATACTCCCCAGCTCCTCTCCTCCTCGGCGGAAACATCCCATTCCCCGGGCCACCGTCCCACCACCACCTGCCTTCTCCTCTCGTTCTCCCTAGCTACCCGCCCTCGCTCTCTCTGTTCTACTGCAGCTCTTTCCTTCCTGCTCCGCCGGGGTTCCCTCTCCGGAGACGGGTCGAGCTGAAGGATCCGGCCTGGGCGCGCGCCGGAGCACGGGAGAGGTACGTGTTTGGTGCCGCGCTTTCCTTCTTGCCTGCCCTGTTGGTAGCTCAGCAGCTAGCTGGTTGTCGGGTTTCACATGTGGTGAGCGCCTGAAATGGATGCGAAGCTGCTGTCTTGCAGTCTCTGCTCGCTTCAGGCCTCATCTCATCTTACTCTGGTACTCTTCTACTGTGCCGTGCCGGCTCGTGATGTTTGCATGTGACTAGTGGTTTGTTTGAATCGATCTGTGCTCGGTTCCTTGTGCAGTGACTGTGATAGAGGGAGCTGCAAAAGTAGGATCGAAGATGTTGCTCACAAGGGGGGTCCATGACTTAATGATCATTTGTTTGTATGTTTTGCAAGAACAAGGCCATGTTTACTCAGTACTGCCCCAGTACTAGCCTACAGCCTTGTACGACAGTACGACATGGCCTTGCTTGTGAAGCTGTGTGGAAATTTTATCCCTTGTTTTAGAACCACGTCAAATGGTTAGGTCTTAGGATGAGCACGCTGCGCACGAGTGGTGGTTAGCACGTAGATCTCTTGGTCTGCGACTAGAACAAGGCAGATCTGGAAGCTTTTGACCACCGTGCttcctgaatttttttaataggaTAAAGAATCTTTGTGCTGGGAGTGGTTCAATGGACGGGCCAAACTCCTTGTGCGGGTGTTTGCCGCGTGAGATTGTGGGACGGGGATACTTTATGACTCACCTGCAGCCTGTGTTCTGTTTGCGCACTTGACTAGGCATACTACGCGTGCTTCTGTAGTACCTGTAGTTCCAAAGCTTGTACGGTGTACATCTACCATGACGCAAAATTGCAGCTTTTCTTTGGTCAGCATTACAACATCCTCCTGCGTTCCCTTTCTGTCGGTAGGAATGCACAGATACTTGGTGATGTTTGCCTAGATTTGGTGTGCTGTCATAGCCATTTTTTGCTTGGTTTGAAGGCTAATCTAGCTGACGATTTAAGGATTGCTATTTGATATGCATCCGGCATCCGAGGCTTTTGACAACTATCATCCACAGTgattaggttgtgattttgcgTTAGGTCGTGTACCCGATCACTCCATCCTTTTTCCAGTTTTAGGTACCACAAACATGCACACCTTGATTTTCTGATCAGGCTAACTAGTGTGCTGTCATGGCTTTCAGGATTAGCGTGGATAAACTAGCTGCATGTTACCTTACTAAAGAGAACTTTATTTTTAGGGAATACTTAGTAAAGAGAACTCATCTAACAAAAATGAGAAATATTTTCTCTTCTTTGTCTATAGTTAGTTGGTTTTTCCTTGCATCCTATATGGTAAATTTGCCATATGAGACCTTTGGAGTGCCCCTAATCTGATACTTGAGATATTGTTCAACATATGCACTAACTGTAGAATCTCTCAACTTGTTTTCTGAGGAATAAATTCTCAGCTTGTGACAGTTGGGACTTCAGTGAATGCTTTTCTTTATGAAGTTAGACTAAGGCCAACCGATTCCCTTCACGACCCAGAttcctgtcgtgaagggattttcgttcccttcagcgctccaacggtttcccttcacggttcccgtcacgaaaagattcccaaggtcattccctccaggatgggattctctctcctttcccttcacgattcccctcgaaaggaagttattggagataagagaaagtaaagggaatgagaacggggaagggaacgaaatgaagggaatatggttggagatggtcttaggaCATCAAATTTATTTCTGTAACCGACAAGGCTGCTTTTGGTTCTCATATTTCACTCGCAAGCTTCTTTGCTTGTACATATCTCTTTATGTTTATGTTCTCACATTATTTATCTCCTGTTGCAGATTTTTGTTTAATCTGGGTTTACTAGAGGACAAGAAGACATATCAGCAATCAAACTCCTCCGAGTTGATCTTAAAATTGGACATGCTTGTCATACTAGAGGCACTTGATTACTTGGAGTTTTAGTGCATCGGACTCTCTACTGGACCAGGATGGCTGATGCTCCAACTTCCCGTATGGTGTGTCCCTTTGGAAATGCACCAAGGCAGACTCCAGAACAATTCCTATATTCTGGCAATTCGCAGCACATTTGTCATCCTTACCAATCAGATTCGGACACCCACGTCGTACCGCAGCATCATGATACCATGAAGTCTCATTCACCGGATGCTGGTTTTGAAGACCAGGAGACTCACAAGCGGTACACACTGGACTCCTCTGCAGCTTCTGGATGCATGAGACATGACTCTCCCTCCAGTCAGAGTCTCCCTACTGGGAGTGGCAGCCCTCTATCTCACGAAGACAGTCACTCCGGCTCCACCAATGGCAATGGATCACCTGTAAGCGCTTCGTGTGTCACCGAGGACCCTAACGATCTCAAGCAAAAGCTAAAGGATCTTGAGGCTGCAATGCTTGGGACAGCCTCAGAGATAGCCGATAGCCTCGAGATCTCCGTGGCAAACCAACTTTCATTAAAACCGGAGGAGTGTGTGCACATGACGAGCATGCCCAGAGGCAACCTGAAGGAGCTGCTGATTGCTTGTGCTAGAGCAGTGGGAGAGAATAACAGCTTCGCGATCAATTTGATGATTCCAGAGTTGCAGAAAATGGTGTCAGTGTCCGGTGAACCACTCGAGAGGTTGGGAGCCTATATGGTGGAAGGGCTTGTTGCCAGGCTCGCCTCCTCTGGTAACTCGATCTACAAAACTTTGAAGTGCAAAGAGCCAAGGAGTTCTGAACTCCTATCCTACATGCATTTCCTGTATGAGGCCTGCCCCTACTTCAAGTTCGGCTACATGTCAGCTAATGGTGCAATCGCAGAGGCTGTCAAGGGAGAAGACAGGATCCATATCATTGACTTCCAAATCTCTCAAGGTGCCCAGTGGATTTCTCTCCTTCAAGCCCTTGCAGCCAGGCCTGGTGGACCGCCATTCGTGAGGATCACCGGCATTGATGATTCAGTCTCAGCTTACGCCCGAGGCGGCGGGCTGGAGTTAGTTGGCAGGAGGCTGTCACACATTGCTGGCCTGTGCAAGGTGCCCTTCGAGTTCAATGCACTTGCTGTCTCGGGCAGTGAAGTGGAAGAGGGACATCTGGGTATCATCCCCGGTGAAGCCGTCGCTGTGAACTTCACCCTGGAGCTGCACCACATCCCGGACGAGACCGTGAGCACGGCGAACCACCGGGACCGGATCCTGAGGCTGGTGAAGGGCCTGTCCCCGAAGGTGCTCACCCTCGTGGAGCAGGAGTCCAACACGAACACCGCCCCCTTCGTGCAGCGGTTCGCGGAGACGCTCGACTACTACACGGCCATCTTCGAGTCCATCGACCTTGCGCTTCCCCGGGACGACAGGGAGAGGATCAACATGGAGCAGCACTGCCTGGCAAGGGAGATCGTGAACCTGATCGCCTGCGAGGGCGAGGAGAGGGTGGAGCGGCACGAGGTCTTCGGGAAATGGAAGGCGCGCCTGACGATGGCCGGGTTCAGGCCCTCCCCGCTCAGCGCGTTGGTGAACGCTGCCATCAAGACGCTGCTGCAGAGCTACTCGCCCAACTACAAGCTCGCCGAAAGGGACGGGGTGCTCTACCTCGGATGGAAGAACAGGCCCCTGGTGGTCTCGTCCGCATGGCACTAGTGTGGTGATGTGAATTCTGAACTGACGAAGAATCTGTATCTCGTAGTCGCGTTTAGATATATGTTCCGTTGAACACTAGAACTATAGGAAGCTATGGTGGTACTGGGATGGAGTAGAATACCTATAACTTGATGTTGTAATGGCAATCCTAGAAAAAGGTTGATGAGGTGTAGTACAAGTTTGAGGGTATATGTTTCAGTTAATCAGTTGTGCTTCAATAATCTTGTTGCATTGATCTGATCTCAATCAGAAAGGTCATCCACCCTTTAACCGACCCTTCCTTTGGAAGTCTTGGCTGGTGGGGCTGAAAAACAACAGAAAATTCATTCAGGAATCCCACGAGCTTTGACTAGTTGAAGATACCATGCGTCGTGAGTCCAGAGGAAAATACTTATCAAATGACATTTCATTCCATATGAATATCAAACTGGCATCGTTCATATGCAGTAGACAACAAAGCTTTGCCACCGGATGGTTCTTTTGTTCTATCCCATATTCCAGTACAGAAAGATGATTACATAAGCAAATTCTCATAATCTAATTAATCATAACTGGTTTGCTGTACAATGAATGTTGGGTGGCAGCGCCACATACAACGAGGACTTCCAAACCCCAAAAGATCTCATGTGCAATCGCTGCAACCCGCAGGTATGCCTCAACCGCCTCCGGTTCAGTTATGTGTAAATGATACACAGTTGAGCATCTTCTGAAGAGAAATGACGAGAGCATTGGCAATATGTGATTCTTGGAGGTACAACCATCTGTAGAGACATTCATGGGCCCATCACTAAATTACCTGCACTACTGTAGCATAGGTTTGCTGAACGGTCCAACGGTGTGGCTTTGAAAGTAAATCCTTCACTTCCTTTGTCTTCTCTGGAACCGTATATACTGCTAGGTGCATTTCCAGGCACTGTTGGCATTGGCATTCCTGAAAATCCCATGTTACCATACACAGGACCCATGGATTGCATTTGATACTGCATCGGATCTGGAACTGAAGGTTGCATTTGGTTTGTTGCATCGCTGTGGTTTGGGCTCATACCAACACCAAGGTCAAGACTGATAGTGTCGCTTTCAGCTGCTTGAGAATATTTATTGGTGAAAGTCCTGGCTTCACATACTCTCATCATGCCATTAAGGCCCGGCATATTGCTATTAATAGGATGCACAGTAGTCTTCATGGGAGCTGTGGACATCTCATGGCTTGCATTCCTGGAAGCAGGGACTTCATGGTTATGTTTTCCTTCATATGTTGTTATCACAGACTTTGGGTCGTGCGATGCTCTCTCAACATGCTTCCTGACAGGGCATCCTGTGTGTGTGCACTTATAGTAACTCCTGCAATCAAGAACAGAAGTGAATACATCACATATGAATGCACTGCCaatctcaaaaaataaaatattaaaaaatggaTGCACTGCCTAATATGTGTCATCCCTTAGTCAAAGAAAAAATGCATCACCCCGAAAACATATCTGCTTATCCAAATATGGAGCACATCCACCCATTCAAAAAGTGAAGTGAAATATAAGATTATCCTTCCTAAATAACCAAGGGCTGGGACATGCATACACGTTTGCTGTACGTGCACAAATAGGAGATGTTTAGCTTTGTTGGAACAAAGGAATTTCATAGGATTGGaatcctttttttcctttagaGTTCCTATGTTTCTCATGTAGAGTATCTAAAGTCCAAACACCTCTCTTTTCCTGCATTCCAAAATGACTCAGGATGGTAAGAAAATGGAATCTGTCCAAAATTTTGGACAGCGAAGGAGATGCATGCAAATCTTATCAGTGCCACCAAATTTTGGCAACTGTAGGCTTCAAACCAAACATCAATGGAAGTGCAACATGCCTACTGGCAAGCCGATTAAGAGCAAGTTCTTTAAAACCTCACTCCCCAGTCATTTTATAACTGCCACAAAATATGACAAAATACACCCTCAGGGTTTTGAACCAAAGATCACTCTTTGATAAACAGACATAtcccaaccaaccaaccaattGCCCTGACTTCATATGTTTAGGAAAAACACATTTTATTTATGGTACAATGAAACATTACTTTCTATTTTCTCCGTGAAATACTATTGTAGGGCTAGgatatatacatacatcaatATAATCTTGTATCATGATACAAATGAAATGTACAGCACctgatatttatttttcttttatactCTATACATATTCACACTATTTTAATTCATGTGATTAGGTGTGATCTTTACCAAGGGAATAGAACTCATTGTCATAATAATATTGCCTGGTATCtgcctagtttttttaaaaaacaaatagtaCCAAATGGCAGCACAAATCAACAGAGCAACAGTTTAATTCTGAGGGACCTTCAAGGAACATGGACAGATATTAATAGGGATGCTTCCCTATCCATATTTGACCCATCAGCGATAGACATAAGTAGCAGTTTCTGCATCTTCGTCCACCATACATCTATATCAGATCTGCCTCCTAATTTGTTCAAATTCAACCTTTCAGCACCTACATGTGAAGTTGAAATTTTTCTTGTGCCATGGCCATTACTTATATTTCTAATAGTTTTTCACACTGGATCGAAGTTTTTAGAGAGTACAACTAACCAGCATAGTAACCACAGATTTTATTAAGGGACACAAAAGTCAACAGGTACACAAATGATCAGCTACTATAATATATGCCAAATATAAACTTTTCTTAGTTTCTGATACAAATAACGTAACCAGATAGTAATTAGATAATGGCTACAAATTCTATTAGCATGGCATACacacaaaaagaagaagacacAATAGGGGTGAAATTAATAAACAGAATTAGTACTGACCGTGGATTGGGGTTTCCTTTCACTACTTTCTGCCCATACTTGCGCCAGCGATACCCATCATCTAAGATGTCAACCTCACTAACAGTTTGTACAACAACACGGGGCTCACGATTTGGTTTACCCATCAAAGCAGCATCAATACCAGCAGATTCCATTTTCCTGATTGCACAGTTGTGGAGTATAAGATTAGCACTTGACAGGAGGGTGTCTTTAGGGTTTACCCAAGTCCAAACCATGTTTACCTGCGTTTTGAATCCAAATCATCCTCCTCGTTAGCATCATCCCCAGGGTAGGGTCTTCCACCTCCAGCATCGATGTCATCATCACTAGCTGGACCTGGAACAGGCTCAATCATGCCAGCTGAATGTACTTGATTCAAGAGGTTGGAAATAACATTTGAGGGCTTGTCTGCAGATTAACAGAAAATTCTCAGAGGCCCAGCAAAATTTCACAAAAACATTAAAAAGCAGCTTTGAGCCTTTACCAcaagttctttcttttgatgcATGGACTGCCCAATATATAAACTTAGTATCAAATGATTATTGCAGGTTTAAACCATTCCTTCTCAACAATTCAAAGAACTCTGAACTTGAGTTGTTACTACAGAAAAACATTCATGAATAGTAATAGAAAAAGACTTGCAAATGAGCAAGCAAATACAATGCATTTTAAATCACTGATGTTGATATGCTTCAAATTGCAAGACTAAGGGTAAGTTACTTCCTCCTTTATGCAGCTGAAATACTTGTTTTTTTCAAATAAAGGAAATGACAACGTTTACCCGAAGAGATATGGGTATGCACAAGGTGAAATTCCAAGCCACAGGAACCCAATATAATTTTGCAAAACCGTGGCACACTCACCTTCAGCAGTTGCCACACCATCATATCTTTCTTCACCCTGGCTTGAAGGAACCGTACCAGCAGCTAACCTCCTATTAGGCTGGGGCTTAGGATGATTATGACGCCCTTTATATACAACTTCAGTAATTTGACCATCAAGCGAACGCTCCAATAGTTTTTTTACTTCACAATTAGGATGTGTGCACTTGTAATAACTTCTAGGATTTTCACTTCCCTTGACATGCTTCTGTCCATATTTGCGCCAGTTATAGCCATCCTCGGCTGATTTTTCAGCTACATTTTCAGGCTGTGTCTCATGCACAGCATTTTCAGAGTTATTCATCTGGTGCAACTCTGATGTACCAACTTCAGCAGGAATGTTGTCAGCCGGACCAACCATTGCAACAGGTTGGTTTGGAGGAGATGAAACATTCACTGTGTGAGTTGACTCCCGTGAACAGAGAGATCTATTCTCTGTCATCGAATTGCCAGATGATGAGGTATGATTCAGGCTATGATTTTGCATACAAGTGTCATGATGTTTTGGATCATTGATAGCAGGAGCCTACAGTACAAAGTGAGAGCGTTAAGAATGTTATACAATGCAAAACTATTTACAGAATAAGTCAACAAGAATAAGAAAGACAAAGACCCAGCATAGGCAGATCGCACTAAATCTGCACtcaagttttttcttcaaaatttatCAGTTATAAAAGAAACTTCTGCGCAAGTGAGAGGAGTAGACTAATTAGGTAGAGCAACTCAGGACAAAATAGAAGACTATTAAATTCCTTTCAGTTCTGCAACACAGGAATGACATCGAAATTTCGTAAGGAAAATACCGGGTTCCAACAAAATTCCTTCAGGTTTTCCTCTTTGTATTCTGATTTCACAATTGTGAGACTTGTTGTACATGTCTAATAAGCATACTAGCAAACTTTTCACACCGCAAGAACTGTCCTGTCATTGTATTATAACCTATTCTCAGTAAAGGGATCACATGACACTTCCCATTCTCCAATACATCAGCTTGTTTTAGACAGCAAACCCACTGTAACCTATTCAGACCTGAAATCCTGGGAAACATTAGGGTTTATACCACTCATATGTAGTTAGTTTAAAAGATACTACTGGCCACTCACTGGCATGTCTCCAGTCTCCTTGTAACTCACATGTTAGCGCAAGCTCTAAGGCAATTCTCCAAAACCATGAGCTTGAGAGTTACCTAATTCTTCCATATTATCGGACCAACTTGTTGATAATTATGCAACTAATCAAGGATGTTATCAAAGTATGACTCCATGGTAATCACCactttagaaagaaaaaaaagagcatgCATATCAAAGGGCTAGAATAGAATAGAAGGGACAATTTATTTTGGATATAAGAACCTAAAAACAAATGATAAACTGGATTGCAAGATAAAGCCACTAACTAACATGATAAGATGAAGCCAATTAAAAATGTTACTGAATATTCATAAGATAATGTTCGAATAATTTGAGAGCTTCGTGCTGCTAAAAGTGGTGTAAAGTACATCAGAACCTTGTCTTCCTTTTGCAGAGCTCCAAGACGGTTTCCTCAATATATTTTAGTggtatcatataaaaaaaatgcataaactCCTTTCGCTGTTATACAAGATAAGATAAAGTACATTTCTTTTTTGTATGTCACATATAAATAAAATCCTTAAGCTCTTAATTCAGGAAATGATGCTAAAGAATTACAAAGTAATCAGTCCAGTAATGGTTCCATACCGCTGATTGTGTGGATGAATTGAGATGAGGCTTGAATTCAAAATCCCGAGAACCCCCATCTTCATGGCCACTACCAACTGATTTATCCCTAGGTGAAGGCAGTATGTCCGGGTGAGTGCTTTTGTTGATGATCGCAGCCATGTTCAGAGTACCAGTTGTGGGAGAGGGTTCAACctaaatagaaaatatttattGATTATTTGTCAAGCAGGGTAAACTCTACAAACTTTTGAACATCTGACAGTGTACAACAACGCTCGTGCCTACAGATTGCACAGCATCTTGTTCAAAGTATTATGTTATGGTTAGCATAGTATTTAAGCCATGCCAAATTAGTGTTTCTTAGAAACACTAGTGAAATGATTGCTAACTTCGCCCATTCTTCATGCACTAAGAATATGTTTGCCAAGCAGCTGATGGTTGGAAAAGGAAACATGGAGAAGAACGTcaacaaaaacaacaaactGGATCAAAGCATAGAAGATGTAATCAAGTATCCCATGGTCACCAAGCAAGGCCATTTCAGCTTGTGGATTGTCAACAAGAAGAATTAAAACCAGAAATATGACACTAAAACCAATCCCAAGAAACAGTAGGTAAGAAATAGACATCTGTAATCAAAGCCTACAAAATTCACTCTTTCCCTCTCCCAACAGCGTGATGCTTTCTTTATGGAAGCGTACCCTCCCTTAGCAAACGACCAGTACAATACCACTCGAGGCTGAGGAGACATTTCCTTAAATAAGGCCCTTTAAAGCCCCCACAAGAGAAATGCCAACTGATGATTTGTTCTCCGAGCCACCAAGTGTGTGCAGGACAGAATAATTCCTCCAGACGCACAAGCAACAGCTCCCCCCCTCACTCCGCACCAAATTGACGGCGCAGGGACGCCCCAAAAGGAGAAACAGAGCAAAAACAATCATATCCCCGAGAACCCTGCGAAAAGGGAGCTCCGGAAGCCGCATAGCACCACCGGAAATGCGAAAGCGCGCCTAAAAGCGCATTATTCCGACGCCACGAGCCAATTCCACCGGTAAAAAATGTCTCATAAACTAGAGCATAAAGCTAATGCGCATCGGAATCCCTCTTTCCCCGACCCGAATTCAGATCCCACTGTAACACAAGTGGCGCGGCGATAGGTACAGCGAGTCAGTAATCACCTTGAAGTTGGTGAGGAGGACGGGGGACTCGAGGAGCGCGGAGGGGCTGAATCCCGCGGGGATGGTGAGGCAGGGCTCGCGCGAGATCGGCAGCCGCGCGGGGGACATCGCCTTGTAcctcgcgccggcgccggcaagCGCCGCCACCCGCCGATCCGCCGGGGGCCGCTTCTCCGGTGAGCCCTCGACGCCGGCGGGGAGGTCCCCGGAGCTAGGGTTTGGCGAATCGGCCATTGGTGCGGGGTGTGGAGAGGTCTAAATGAAGAggtcgagagagagaggggttgtGGTGGTTTTGGAGGGGATGGTGGGAGGGGCAGTTTGGGGAAAGTGGCCCCGTCCGGTAGCGGGGGCAGCGTTGGGTGGGAGACCGCGACTCGTTTTGACTTAATTAATTGGGACACATGAATTGCCCGTGCTGCCCTGGCTCGTGAGCGAAATTGCCGGGGTTGGGTACGCGAGTTTGCAGGGGAAGCCCGGAAGCGGAGCAAGCGTGGCGTGGGCGTGAGCAACCGCGGAACGAAACCGGTGGTGGGGTCCGCGGCACGTGACCTGGCTGCCTGCGGGGTTGGCTCTTTGGGGCACCAGGACATTACTTTTTCGTGGGAGACTGGAGTATGGGCCCGTCGCATCGATGGTCCCACGGTCAGTGACTGAGAAACTTCTCGTGCGTTGGAGTAGCGGTGAAGCTGGAAATGCGGAGGAGGCCAAGATAAATGTGTGTGTTAAATTCTGCATGGGATGCCTGTCAGAGTACCCCCCCCATCCATCATCTTGGAATTGAATGTGAACAGAGTAAAACAGGTAGGGTAAATCGGAGCCTGGATTTATTGCTGAGGCTGGACGTTGGCGTGTGTTTCTACTGCGGTTAAACGGTCAGATCCAGGAATCTGCACACGCCAGAGTTTCAGAGGCTAAACAGATTACACGAGTGCAGCTAAAAAAGAGGGAATTAGCAGTGTCGCTCGATTTGTTTACATGCTTTTCTGGTCAAGATTGACCACAGCATTCTTATAGTTGCTCGTAGCATAGAAGTGTCACACGCACTTTTCTTTTTCGAAAAGAAGTGTCATACACTCACACTCGATGAATGTAGCTAGGCAGTAGTTTAAGAAGTCTGTCTCACCAAAGTAAGAGAAATTGCAAACATTTTATAATTCAATCTGTTTGTTCTAGACCTTTTCTAGGCAGTAGGATTGAATCTGCATTTCCAAGATCAAGAGTAAGTCTAGAAGTACTGCTGCTTAGCCACCTATATGGTATATATTTCACCGCTCGTAAATCATTGTAAATCTTAAAATCTATCTTCTCTGATACTGTTTTATCCAATTGCCACCAGTGTTCTCCTTCTCACCCTCTATGGTGGCTCACTTGCAACTGAAGTTTGTTGCTCCATAGCGCACCGCTAGAGTCATGTTTCTCTACCTGTCATGGCCTTCGGCTAGCTCCAACTAGAGCTCCACTATGCATGGTAACAATTCGGCATTGAGGATTTGAGGTCCCTTGAGCTAAGGGAAAATTATAGTGGAGGGCCTTTAATCTCTATTAAGCTAGGCTAGGAAGTGGGTGCGTAGATCACTCTTTCGTGACCCTTTCCTTTCATATTCAAACTTAGTAGCAACAAGATACTCAATGTGTCGTTTTAGATTCCATGCACCATCCCTGGCTCAAGTTGTTGCCTCTACCTTATGCAACATCTATTTTTTCATATTATACCTTGCAAAGGATATTAAAACAAGAGCACCGTTATATTGTTGCCTTCTATATTTTGACACAGTGCATGCATCCACATTATAATTAAAGAAAAGTAGAAAATATTTTAGTATTATGCTGTTAGATTTATGTGGACATTAGTCATAGCACCAAGTTTGTTTAGGAGTCTTAGCATCTAGCTTTCTCttacttttttttaaaggaaagcATCTAGACGTGAGATGCGAAGCTTTTCCGTGCTAGCCACATATCATGCACTCAAAAGGCCCGATCGACCTGCTATGAGCAACCAAATCATGTCGGCCCTGGACATGCGTGTCGTTAGGTGTCGTAGCACAGCGTCTCAGGTTGCTCCTATTCCGGTCCAATGCAAAAACGCTTGAAGGCCTAACAGCCTAATACCAGGGCGGAGAAAGGCTATTTTGTCGTGGTCAGTTAATCTAACGATTTTTTGTAAATCAATAAGAAATCACTGTTTTATTATACTGAATATTTCAACCTACAACGTTGAAAACCTCAACGTTGTTCTAGACTGGCTTCATCCCTACTTAATATTAACACACACAAGCCCAACACTAGATGTCTGTTCAAATACATTACACTAGCCTTACTAAtaattgtatggatatcacaCACACCAACCCATCAAAAAAGACAGCTATATAATTCTTATCCCTAATATGGGCCACATCTACTTCTCTTATCATAATCTATTGAGGCTTAGCCACTCTTGATCCAACCTTCAATTCAATAGAGATATGATCCACAAATTCCAAttagtaaaaaaacaaattaaaaacgCAGTTTTCTAGTGCGTCAGTAGATTAATATCGAGATTCTTCGGCAGCATAAGTATGTTTATATgatgatataaatatatatgtatctGGGAGTTGTAGCggtgttttaaaaaatagattgagACCGAGACCGCACGGACCGTAGAGCGCCGCCCGTTACCCGTCCGCCCAGGCCATTCGGCCCCCAATTTTACAACCGCGCGTCGCCCGTGctcacggcacggcacggcgcgACCGCGATGCATGCCACCCACCCAATCGCCCACGACGAAACGGGAGCGAGAAAATTAAAGCCGCGCACCAAACCATGAACATCATGGCAGGCATAATCCACCCTTCGGGCTTTTCTATAAATTCGGGGGCGGAGGAAAGGGCTACGAAAACCACACGAAAAAGATCCAGGGGCCATTTCATTTCCTCGTCGCCACCGCTTTCCCAACCCCACCCCCACCTCCCCGGCCAAATCCCATCGCGGTCTCCGCCCCGACCCCCCGCCGATCCCTCCCGGCCGATGGCGATCGGGACCGATCGCCACCTCCCGTTCGGGCAGTTTGGGTTTTGATGAGGATTTAGCCTCACCGGCTGGGTTGCTGGCTTGATCCGGGGAATCTGGTGTTGGCGTTGGTTGATTGGGTTCGCTGGGTTGTTTTGCGAGGGGGGATGGGACTGCTGTTTGTGGAGTCGCTCCCGGGGCCCAAGGTGTTCAAGTGCAAGTTCTGCAAGG from Phragmites australis chromosome 14, lpPhrAust1.1, whole genome shotgun sequence includes these protein-coding regions:
- the LOC133891804 gene encoding chitin-inducible gibberellin-responsive protein 2-like, with the protein product MADAPTSRMVCPFGNAPRQTPEQFLYSGNSQHICHPYQSDSDTHVVPQHHDTMKSHSPDAGFEDQETHKRYTLDSSAASGCMRHDSPSSQSLPTGSGSPLSHEDSHSGSTNGNGSPVSASCVTEDPNDLKQKLKDLEAAMLGTASEIADSLEISVANQLSLKPEECVHMTSMPRGNLKELLIACARAVGENNSFAINLMIPELQKMVSVSGEPLERLGAYMVEGLVARLASSGNSIYKTLKCKEPRSSELLSYMHFLYEACPYFKFGYMSANGAIAEAVKGEDRIHIIDFQISQGAQWISLLQALAARPGGPPFVRITGIDDSVSAYARGGGLELVGRRLSHIAGLCKVPFEFNALAVSGSEVEEGHLGIIPGEAVAVNFTLELHHIPDETVSTANHRDRILRLVKGLSPKVLTLVEQESNTNTAPFVQRFAETLDYYTAIFESIDLALPRDDRERINMEQHCLAREIVNLIACEGEERVERHEVFGKWKARLTMAGFRPSPLSALVNAAIKTLLQSYSPNYKLAERDGVLYLGWKNRPLVVSSAWH
- the LOC133891803 gene encoding WRKY transcription factor SUSIBA2-like, with amino-acid sequence MADSPNPSSGDLPAGVEGSPEKRPPADRRVAALAGAGARYKAMSPARLPISREPCLTIPAGFSPSALLESPVLLTNFKVEPSPTTGTLNMAAIINKSTHPDILPSPRDKSVGSGHEDGGSRDFEFKPHLNSSTQSAAPAINDPKHHDTCMQNHSLNHTSSSGNSMTENRSLCSRESTHTVNVSSPPNQPVAMVGPADNIPAEVGTSELHQMNNSENAVHETQPENVAEKSAEDGYNWRKYGQKHVKGSENPRSYYKCTHPNCEVKKLLERSLDGQITEVVYKGRHNHPKPQPNRRLAAGTVPSSQGEERYDGVATAEDKPSNVISNLLNQVHSAGMIEPVPGPASDDDIDAGGGRPYPGDDANEEDDLDSKRRKMESAGIDAALMGKPNREPRVVVQTVSEVDILDDGYRWRKYGQKVVKGNPNPRSYYKCTHTGCPVRKHVERASHDPKSVITTYEGKHNHEVPASRNASHEMSTAPMKTTVHPINSNMPGLNGMMRVCEARTFTNKYSQAAESDTISLDLGVGMSPNHSDATNQMQPSVPDPMQYQMQSMGPVYGNMGFSGMPMPTVPGNAPSSIYGSREDKGSEGFTFKATPLDRSANLCYSSAGNLVMGP